The Pseudomonas sp. MPC6 nucleotide sequence CGATTGAAGTGCGTAACGTCTCCAAGCGGTATTCCGACGATCCAGGGCTGGCTCCCGCCCTCGACAACGTGTCGGTGGACATCGCCGACAACGAGTTCTTCACCCTGCTCGGCCCTTCCGGCTGTGGCAAGACTACCCTGCTGCGCACGATCGCCGGCTTCGAGCATGTCAGCGAGGGCGAGATCCGCCTCGCCGGCGAACCGGTCAACGACCTGCCGCCGTTCAAGCGTCGGGTCAATACGGTGTTCCAGAGCTACGCGCTGTTTCCGCACATGAGTGTCGCGCAGAATATCGCCTTCGGCCTCGAGATGCAGGGTCTTGATCGCGAGCAGATAACACCACGCGTCGATGAGATGCTGGCCCTGGTGCAAATGCAACACCTGGCCCGGCGCAAACCGGCCGAGCTGTCCGGTGGTCAACAGCAACGCGTGGCGCTGGCCCGGGCCCTGGCGCCAAAACCCAGGGTGTTGCTGCTCGACGAACCGCTGTCGGCCCTCGACCTCAAGCTGCGCAAGGAAATGCAGGTCGAACTCAAGCGCGTGCAGAAGGAAGCCGGGATCACCTTCATTTTCGTCACCCACGATCAGGAAGAAGCCCTGACCCTGTCCGATCGCATCGCGGTGATGTCCGCCGGCAAGATCCTGCAGATCGGCACCCCCAACGACATCTACGAACGCCCGCAACATCAGTTCGTCGCCCAGTTCATCGGCGACATCAATTTCCTGCCCGGCCATCTCAAGCGCGGCCAGCACAATGAAAACCTGTTC carries:
- a CDS encoding ABC transporter ATP-binding protein; its protein translation is MGHPVAIEVRNVSKRYSDDPGLAPALDNVSVDIADNEFFTLLGPSGCGKTTLLRTIAGFEHVSEGEIRLAGEPVNDLPPFKRRVNTVFQSYALFPHMSVAQNIAFGLEMQGLDREQITPRVDEMLALVQMQHLARRKPAELSGGQQQRVALARALAPKPRVLLLDEPLSALDLKLRKEMQVELKRVQKEAGITFIFVTHDQEEALTLSDRIAVMSAGKILQIGTPNDIYERPQHQFVAQFIGDINFLPGHLKRGQHNENLFVPSGMPVEIPCPAPGFDGARVQLAFRPERSQLVDPAQPHHLRGVIEAVLYVGTATLYQCRLNNDIKVMLRENNEGLNRGRVVGDRVAVNLPPHACLLMEA